One Plasmodium cynomolgi strain B DNA, chromosome 12, whole genome shotgun sequence genomic region harbors:
- a CDS encoding 26S proteasome non-ATPase regulatory subunit 3 (putative): MKEKHKKVEYADKEAEVEAEPTAGAKETTTKDGSSVFVNNLLTSINNINNAIVYKDNRYILRMLKYIKCMRLSIKNESTTLMPIMINLISKTFKEGYPIYDILSKYIGEFKELPKEVPDFLNINDKTYTHAAPEIEVFFYIMILLYLLDKKCYNEAMDLSTVIVNRITKLNRRSLDCINAKVYFYFSWVHELGGKLSQVRQKLLYIYRNACLHRDIMTQTVVLNLILRDYIKHNLYDLAVKFVSKTSFPENSSSNAQHARYLYYIGKILAIQLDYSEAHSKITQAIRKAPQNNQSAKGFKLEATKMEIIVELLMGDIPDRSLFSNKIMRNKLIPYKHVVTAVRNGDISRFSKVMNDYNQLFMRDGVYLLIKRIHHNVIKTALRIINLSYSRISISDIGKKIGVESPLDIVGITAKAIHDGVIEATIDYDNQYVESKSNSDVYITSDPMKTFHKRIAFCLQLYSDAVKAMQYPDENEKKENEEAKERKIRQQEELAQAEEGDLGDDNDLL; this comes from the exons ATGAAGGAGAAGCACAAGAAGGTCGAGTACGCGGATAAGGAGGCGGAGGTGGAGGCCGAGCCCACTGCAGGGGCTAAGGAGACGACGACCAAAGATGGAAGCAGTGTATTTGTGAATAACCTTCTGACAAGCATTAACAATATAAATAACGCAATCGTTTACAAGGACAATCGATACATATTACGAATGCTCAAGTATATCAAATGCATGCGACtgagtataaaaaatgaaagcaccACACTCATGCCGATAATGATCAACCTTATTAGCAAGACATTTAAGGAGGGTTACCCAATCTATGATATATTAAGCAAGTACATAGGTGAATTCAAAGAGTTACCAAAAGAAGTAccagattttttaaatataaacgacaaaacatatacacatgcagCTCCAGAAATAGaagtctttttttacataatgaTATTGCTCTATCTGttggataaaaaatgctACAATGAAGCAATGGATCTATCCACCGTCATAGTTAATAGAATCACGAAACTGAACAGAAGGTCTCTTGACTGTATTAATGCaaaggtatatttttatttctcatGGGTTCATGAATTAGGTGGAAAATTATCTCAAGTTAGACAAAAGCTCCTTTACATATATCGCAATGCATGTCTTCATAGAGACATAATGACACAAACAGTTGTCCTAAATTTAATACTAAGGGATTATATAAAGCATAATTTATACGACTTAGCTGTAAAATTTGTTAGCAAAACATCCTTTCCTGAAAACTCCTCCTCAAATGCACAGCATGCAAGGTACCTGTACTACATTGGGAAAATACTAGCCATTCAGTTAGACTATAGCGAGGCGCATAGCAAAATTACGCAGGCTATTAGGAAGGCTCCACAAAATAACCAAAGTGCAAAAGGGTTCAAGTTAGAAGccaccaaaatggagatcATAGTTGAATTGCTCATGGGAGACATACCGGATAGGTCTCTCTTCagcaacaaaattatgaggAACAAACTGATCCCTTATAAGCACGTGGTGACTGCTGTTCGAAATGGAGATATAAGCCGATTTTCCAAAGTCATGAATGACTACAACCAGCTGTTCATGCGCGACGGGGTCTACCTGCTCATAAAGCGCATTCACCACAATGTGATTAAGACGGCCCTCCGCATCATCAACCTTTCCTACTCCCGGATTTCGATC AGCGACATCGGGAAGAAGATCGGCGTGGAGTCCCCCCTGGACATCGTGGGCATAACGGCCAAGGCCATCCACGACGGAGTCATCGAAGCCACCATCGACTACGACAACCAGTACGTGGAGTCCAAGTCCAACAGCGACGTCTACATAACAAGTGATCCCATGAAGACCTTCCACAAGAGAATAGCCTTCTGCTTGCAACTTTACTCAGATGCGGTTAAGGCAATGCAATATCCagacgaaaatgaaaaaaaggaaaatgaggAAGCCAAAGAAAGGAAGATCAGACAACAGGAGGAGTTGGCTCAAGCAGAGGAGGGAGACCTCGGAGACGACAATGACTTGTTGTGA
- a CDS encoding LMBR-like integral membrane protein (putative), giving the protein MDIYLVSNGDVEISNLEITQRLVSKFYHFIFWVLIFEAYILVPFSYFYVNNKRYYRNEFDDNIVPCENVIESFKKTIYFICLIVALSIIGLVYRPGHKLAMEKGKELEYISDLLDMKHTGESAILFLMGCVVLIGVSFWVTYTSYGIACLPLSFLQQKNIEHDRKEIEARFANLKEKEMVIKHKYRAPSEIRGSDKYEILRIEKMQRALSRYNYKLQEIEKTSESWLSYVIGIVLTCRVITGLVFLTFSFVIYISLLASITDKYFNSVCAYKCGFVLEKISSIFNLLDASLILFSRVSSILGWNHHIERPFRRTIRRARSCDPERRDTEK; this is encoded by the exons ATGGATATATACCTGGTGTCCAATGGG GACGTAGAAATTTCAAACTTGGAAATAACCCAAAGGCTCGTGTCCAAGTTCTACCACT tTATTTTCTGGGTGCTAATTTTCGAAGCTTACATCCTGGTTCCGTTCTCCTACTTCTACGTGAATAATAAGC GCTACTACCGAAACGAATTCGATGACAACATAGTGCCATGCGAAAATGTGATTGAGTCTTTCAAAAAAACG ATATACTTTATATGTCTTATAGTGGCTCTGTCCATAATTGGCCTAGTTTACAGACCGGGCCACAAACTCGCAATG gaaaagggaaaagaactGGAGTACATTTCGGACCTCCTGGATATGAAACACA CGGGGGAGTCTGCCATCTTATTTCTGATGGGGTGCGTTGTCCTGATTGGTGTTTCCTTTTGGGTCACATACACG AGCTACGGCATCGCCTGTCTGCCCCTATCATTTCTgcaacagaaaaatatcGAGCATGATAGGAAGGAGATAGAGGCTCGCTTTGCAAAtttgaaggagaaggaaatgGTGATAAAG CATAAATACAGAGCGCCCAGCGAAATACGTGGGAGCGACAAGTATGAAATTCTTAGGATAGAGAAAATGCAGAG GGCCCTGAGTAGATACAACTACAAACTGCAAGAGATTGAGAAGACGTCCGAGTCGTGGCTATCTTATGTCATAGGGATAGTGCTCACATGCAg GGTTATAACCGGGCTGGTATTTCTAACCTTCTCATTTGTGATTTATATATCATTGTTAGCCTCCATAACGGATAAG TATTTCAACTCCGTCTGTGCCTACAAGTGTGGTTTTGTGTTGGAGAAAATAAGcagcatttttaatttgctcGACGCTTCTCTGATTCTGTTTTCTCGGGTTAGCTCCATATTAGGGTGGAACCACCATATAGAGCGACCATTTAGAAGGACCATTCGTCGTGCTCGTTCCTGTGACCCTGAGCGAAGAGACACGGAGAAGTAG
- a CDS encoding hypothetical protein (putative) gives MTDGRSSDEDTHSDSTIEETLVMLNLPQLNSDERKLKNLNIYRKKKGDQIYIENEREGKKKENHSKGSPNQVAKDNRLESQNSINIDLTNDEEQALRGDNLISWDGSEEMGSSVRGDATEGVSSLRGSSHGGKKNERQKSEGPKNEGQKNEGQKNGVPKNGGPQNSDLPKDADAKKARGNEVDNIPFDIDTISISNLFAECPECIINSKYKFKGIHTSSIGTNLFFKEPDSLKKKSCKSNYELSYDHLNTNMNVENRMSRDDFTHYEGYSTKIISFEIDY, from the exons ATGACTGATGGTAG AAGCAGTGACGAGGATACTCACTCAGACAGTACGATAGAGGAAACGCTGGTGATGCTAAACCTGCCACAGCTAAACAGCGATGaaagaaaattgaaaaatctCAATATTTatcgaaagaaaaaaggagatcaAATTTACATAGAGAATGAACgggagggaaagaaaaaggaaaatcattCAAAGGGGAGCCCCAACCAGGTGGCGAAGGATAACCGACTGGAGAGTCAAAACAGCATAAATATTGACTTAACGAATGATGAGGAACAAGCACTTCGGGGGGATAACCTAATAAGTTGGGATGGCTCGGAGGAGATGGGAAGCTCCGTTCGGGGGGACGCAACGGAAGGGGTGTCATCGCTGCGGGGGAGTTCgcatggggggaagaaaaatgagaggCAGAAAAGTGAGGGGCCAAAAAatgaggggcaaaaaaatgaggggcagaaaaatggggtgccaaaaaatgggggaccCCAAAATAGCGATCTCCCGAAGGACGCTGACGCGAAGAAAGCGCGCGGGAACGAAGTAGATAACATCCCGTTCGACATCGACACCATCTCCATAAGTAACTTATTTGCCGAGTGCCCCGAATGCATAATAAACAGTAAATACAAATTTAAGGGCATTCACACGTCCAGCATCGGGACGAACTTGTTTTTCAAGGAACCAGACagcctcaaaaaaaagagctgCAAGTCGAATTATGAACTGTCGTACGATCACCTGAACACAAACATGAACGTCGAGAACAGAATGAGCAGAGATGACTTCACCCATTACGAGGGATACTccacaaaaattatatcctTTGAAATAGACTACTAG